In Campylobacter vulpis, a genomic segment contains:
- a CDS encoding terminase large subunit domain-containing protein, which yields MKEASEYKKELILRALAKKDFYTFLRLKWERYNKAAFLENWHFNYLCEVLSLTLPYYAKENNAEILRRLMLNMPPSYGKTETIARSFIAWALGNDRKRKFIYISYSDELCKKICNQVRDLIKSSFFLSIFEEKPSFLQDNSKEFVLSEGGGLFVTTLKSAITGFHADQILIDDPIKVSAMSSKAERKLVNENFKESVLTRLQNTNSNITILMQRLGYEDLCGFLLDKRNFEENIINEWKILKLEALNKEAKVYKIGSFSYERKANEPLFAKKHDLKQLKELELQMGIDAFTTQYQQEPQASEAGFFEGVYFKEIPSYEMNANNEYMFIDNALSVEQNADNRAVVVIGVDKNEQMERYIIKDCFYGVWDEEKTLSVIIEALIKYKKAKCYIENEGGGILLTRLLNKEIVKVNEKLKRQNLEIITNEIIPYNANRKISKVEKIKAMKPYYNSGALLFLNTAQGLGQIKKELLGFNPAKPFRKDDCIDCIASAMSLSEVKSPHIDENELCEESPMQKLRKKSYYESRWNI from the coding sequence GTGAAAGAAGCGAGCGAGTATAAAAAAGAGCTTATTTTAAGGGCTTTGGCGAAAAAGGATTTTTATACCTTTTTGCGGCTTAAATGGGAAAGATACAACAAGGCGGCGTTTTTGGAAAACTGGCATTTTAATTATTTATGCGAGGTTTTAAGCCTTACCCTGCCCTATTATGCTAAGGAAAATAATGCGGAAATTTTAAGGCGTTTAATGCTAAATATGCCGCCAAGTTATGGTAAAACAGAAACCATAGCTAGAAGCTTTATCGCGTGGGCTTTAGGTAATGATAGAAAACGCAAATTTATTTATATCTCTTATAGTGATGAGCTATGTAAAAAAATATGTAATCAAGTAAGGGACTTGATAAAATCAAGCTTTTTTTTAAGTATCTTTGAGGAAAAGCCAAGTTTCTTACAAGATAATTCTAAAGAATTTGTTTTAAGCGAGGGGGGTGGGCTTTTTGTAACGACTTTAAAAAGTGCGATTACAGGTTTTCATGCTGATCAGATTTTAATCGATGATCCTATAAAAGTGAGTGCAATGAGTTCTAAAGCCGAGCGTAAGCTAGTTAATGAAAACTTTAAGGAAAGTGTTTTAACAAGACTTCAAAATACAAATTCCAACATTACCATTTTAATGCAAAGGCTAGGCTATGAGGATTTGTGCGGCTTTTTGCTAGATAAACGCAATTTCGAGGAAAACATCATAAATGAGTGGAAAATCCTTAAACTTGAAGCCTTAAATAAAGAAGCTAAGGTTTATAAAATAGGCAGTTTTAGCTACGAAAGAAAGGCTAATGAACCGCTTTTTGCTAAAAAGCACGATTTAAAGCAGTTAAAAGAGCTTGAACTTCAAATGGGAATAGACGCCTTTACCACGCAGTATCAGCAAGAGCCTCAAGCAAGTGAGGCGGGCTTTTTTGAAGGCGTGTATTTTAAAGAAATACCAAGCTATGAAATGAACGCAAATAATGAATATATGTTCATCGATAATGCTTTAAGCGTAGAGCAAAACGCAGATAATAGGGCCGTTGTAGTCATAGGCGTGGATAAAAACGAGCAAATGGAGCGTTACATTATAAAAGACTGCTTTTACGGCGTTTGGGACGAGGAAAAAACTCTAAGCGTGATAATAGAAGCCTTAATCAAATACAAAAAAGCAAAATGCTACATCGAAAACGAGGGCGGGGGAATTCTTTTAACACGGCTTTTAAATAAAGAAATCGTAAAGGTCAATGAAAAGCTTAAAAGGCAAAATTTAGAAATCATCACAAATGAAATAATTCCTTACAACGCAAATAGAAAAATAAGCAAGGTGGAGAAAATCAAGGCGATGAAGCCTTATTATAATAGCGGTGCTTTGCTCTTTTTAAACACGGCACAGGGTTTAGGCCAGATAAAAAAAGAATTGCTAGGCTTTAATCCTGCTAAGCCTTTTAGAAAAGATGACTGCATAGATTGCATAGCCAGTGCGATGAGTTTGAGCGAAGTGAAAAGCCCTCACATTGACGAAAATGAGCTTTGTGAGGAAAGTCCTATGCAAAAATTAAGAAAAAAAAGCTATTATGAAAGCAGGTGGAATATCTAG
- a CDS encoding phage capsid family protein, with translation MPLSDLNKINISDWKNDPSVGVNIGKVIEKASWKKSIWQPFVGAGNDRGIRTYKVQDDQPYRPRLKAQLTGSGVKGNADFDTNFDNLEILSQTVFPEVIGNALKSPIKQYSKIQQIDFIKEATDSLTDWIVDKRDRYFVTALSNDITNCVVCDANDGFKDTSKETSVPNASKKIVAGDVLNVKALRRAIFMARAGKNYKNKDAFPIKPIRSTQHTQGGISIQNYSYIILLDSYQINQLKNDPEWVAMQKVGVRGDKNNLFTGLVGLIDECPVIDMGVWTKMQSGFLNSEISDADFKANIYAPNHKKITPPSSYADAQPVSIGFLIGASALVLVGNEQVNFYVSESEDAGRKIICGADRLLAVSKGRFESANGVLSVYDNSDFATIGIFSSKE, from the coding sequence ATGCCATTGAGTGATTTAAATAAAATTAATATTAGCGACTGGAAAAATGATCCTAGCGTTGGCGTAAATATAGGTAAGGTTATAGAAAAAGCCTCTTGGAAAAAAAGCATTTGGCAGCCTTTTGTAGGGGCTGGAAATGATAGGGGGATAAGAACCTATAAAGTCCAAGATGACCAGCCTTACAGACCTAGACTAAAAGCACAATTAACAGGAAGCGGAGTTAAGGGAAATGCGGACTTTGATACAAATTTCGATAATTTGGAAATCTTAAGTCAGACGGTATTCCCTGAAGTGATAGGAAATGCCTTAAAAAGCCCGATTAAGCAATATAGCAAAATCCAGCAAATCGACTTCATCAAAGAAGCGACCGATAGTTTGACGGACTGGATAGTCGATAAAAGGGATCGTTATTTTGTTACGGCTTTGAGTAATGACATCACAAACTGCGTAGTGTGTGATGCAAATGATGGCTTTAAAGATACGAGTAAAGAAACAAGCGTGCCAAATGCTAGTAAGAAAATCGTAGCAGGAGATGTGCTAAATGTCAAAGCCTTACGCCGTGCTATTTTTATGGCAAGAGCAGGCAAAAACTACAAAAACAAAGACGCCTTTCCTATCAAGCCTATAAGAAGCACGCAACATACTCAAGGAGGCATTAGCATACAAAATTACTCTTACATCATCTTACTTGATAGCTATCAAATCAACCAGCTTAAAAACGACCCAGAGTGGGTGGCTATGCAAAAAGTAGGCGTAAGAGGAGATAAAAATAATCTTTTCACAGGCTTAGTAGGCTTAATCGATGAATGCCCAGTTATTGATATGGGTGTATGGACTAAGATGCAAAGCGGCTTTTTAAATAGTGAAATTAGCGATGCGGACTTTAAGGCTAATATCTACGCACCAAATCATAAAAAAATAACCCCTCCGTCTTCTTACGCTGACGCCCAGCCGGTGTCAATAGGCTTTTTAATAGGAGCCTCTGCGCTTGTTTTAGTGGGGAATGAGCAAGTGAATTTTTATGTAAGCGAGAGCGAGGATGCAGGGCGTAAAATCATATGCGGAGCGGATAGGCTTTTAGCCGTTAGTAAAGGTCGTTTTGAAAGTGCGAACGGGGTTTTAAGCGTGTATGATAATAGCGACTTTGCGACCATTGGGATTTTCTCCAGTAAGGAATAA
- a CDS encoding portal protein, producing MLSLEELKELYQNDLNANKMSLNEYKEAKRYYHGDQLREIDKQTILNRNQTPIIENIFKMIINKILGYKAQSISEIRVSGRQKEDKNLAYLLNDLLKVFSHSSFYNKEMSKKDYELIFGLAVCELWVKEDSEKNRFITLKTLNTKSFLIDAYSKDLNANDARRFHKRLDMDYYEARNLFKKELENNQNSVDKRTAIVESWIKEKGVFNRYIWQDKAILAYEKSPFKNGMHPFCISKFQIDEDNKWYGLFRDIKPMQDYINFAENKMGNMLGSFKALFEADAVSGSASEFVEALSIDNAVVKVAPNSLRDNKIQFINQHNNINALSVKANEKRNLAKILSGLNDEFLGIANNRQSGDAIAQRKEAGLMGLQEFLNKSDDLDRLIFKKAMDLMQLYFTKKQVFKIVDKDRGERYFSINDNEQNAIKIGAFDLEYKSQVKTASNEERFVQWSEILKSLQQTQPELASELLPLILEDIDSPIVQKVKEVMMQVKEAQAQRQNDTLTQLQQQKMLLELQKDEAEIREKRAKAGKYTAQGMLAHQISQDENKQSMQKGGQDLR from the coding sequence ATGCTAAGTTTAGAGGAGTTAAAAGAGCTTTATCAAAACGACTTAAACGCAAATAAAATGAGCCTTAACGAATACAAAGAGGCAAAACGTTATTATCACGGCGACCAACTTAGAGAAATAGACAAGCAAACCATTTTAAACCGCAATCAAACGCCCATAATCGAAAATATCTTTAAAATGATCATTAACAAAATACTAGGCTACAAAGCACAAAGTATCAGCGAAATAAGAGTAAGCGGAAGGCAAAAAGAGGATAAAAACTTGGCTTATTTGCTTAATGACTTGCTTAAAGTTTTTTCACACTCAAGCTTTTATAATAAGGAAATGTCAAAAAAGGATTATGAACTAATATTTGGCTTAGCGGTGTGTGAGCTGTGGGTCAAAGAGGATAGTGAAAAAAATCGTTTCATCACGCTTAAAACGCTAAATACTAAGAGCTTTTTAATCGATGCTTACTCTAAGGACTTAAATGCAAATGATGCGAGGAGGTTTCATAAAAGGCTAGATATGGATTATTACGAGGCTAGGAACTTATTTAAAAAAGAGCTTGAAAATAATCAAAATAGCGTAGATAAAAGAACGGCTATCGTGGAAAGTTGGATAAAAGAAAAGGGCGTTTTTAACCGCTACATTTGGCAGGATAAGGCCATACTAGCCTATGAAAAAAGCCCGTTTAAAAATGGTATGCACCCCTTTTGCATTAGCAAATTTCAAATAGATGAGGATAATAAATGGTATGGACTTTTTAGAGATATAAAGCCTATGCAAGATTATATCAATTTCGCAGAAAATAAAATGGGAAACATGCTAGGAAGCTTTAAGGCCCTTTTTGAAGCCGACGCTGTGAGCGGGAGTGCTAGCGAATTTGTCGAGGCTTTAAGCATAGATAATGCGGTCGTAAAAGTAGCACCCAATTCTTTAAGGGATAATAAAATACAATTTATAAACCAGCACAACAACATTAACGCTTTAAGCGTAAAGGCGAACGAAAAAAGGAATTTGGCTAAGATTTTAAGCGGGCTTAATGATGAATTTCTTGGAATTGCAAATAACAGGCAAAGCGGCGACGCCATAGCACAAAGAAAAGAAGCAGGACTAATGGGACTGCAAGAGTTTCTAAACAAAAGCGATGATTTAGATAGGCTCATCTTCAAAAAAGCAATGGACTTGATGCAATTATATTTCACCAAAAAACAAGTTTTTAAAATCGTAGATAAGGACAGAGGGGAACGCTATTTTAGTATAAATGATAATGAGCAAAATGCGATTAAAATCGGTGCTTTTGATTTAGAATATAAATCGCAGGTTAAAACGGCGTCAAATGAGGAACGTTTCGTGCAGTGGAGTGAAATCCTCAAATCCCTACAACAAACCCAGCCTGAACTTGCAAGCGAGCTTTTACCTCTCATTTTAGAGGATATCGACAGCCCTATCGTGCAAAAGGTCAAGGAAGTAATGATGCAGGTTAAAGAAGCTCAGGCACAAAGGCAAAATGACACTTTAACGCAACTTCAGCAGCAAAAGATGCTACTAGAACTTCAAAAAGACGAGGCAGAGATAAGAGAAAAAAGAGCAAAGGCAGGGAAATACACAGCACAAGGTATGTTAGCTCATCAAATAAGCCAAGACGAAAATAAGCAAAGTATGCAAAAAGGCGGACAGGACTTAAGATGA
- a CDS encoding DNA adenine methylase → MLKEYKTSPLAFNGNKKNMLKLFKEALEDMKCYVNENTIFYDVFGGSGLLSHETKRNFPNNEVVWNDFDDFQSRLDMLKKRRL, encoded by the coding sequence ATGCTTAAAGAATACAAAACTTCCCCGCTAGCCTTTAATGGTAATAAGAAAAATATGCTAAAGCTTTTTAAAGAGGCTTTAGAGGATATGAAATGCTATGTTAATGAAAATACGATTTTTTACGATGTATTTGGAGGAAGCGGACTTTTGAGCCACGAGACAAAAAGAAATTTTCCAAATAATGAAGTGGTGTGGAATGATTTTGATGACTTTCAAAGCCGTTTAGATATGCTAAAAAAACGGAGGCTTTAA
- a CDS encoding Coiled-coil domain-containing protein — translation MSEDFSTSTQEEELSALENEISQAEASLEQDFAKYAAQNLDEESEELFFEDKEAFIMKILQMQNDFLNEGLRAKMQRADTLKSDIEGKKQMQGIEAAQKEFLEAHPDADMAALMEFYEEELGAKYKKELDKLEPKDFFTTLYEIYQMRNKKGDEEEHLPRELEANEADASVSSVGSEDMPMNRL, via the coding sequence ATGAGTGAGGACTTTAGCACAAGCACACAGGAAGAGGAATTAAGTGCTTTAGAAAATGAGATAAGCCAAGCGGAGGCTAGTTTGGAGCAAGATTTCGCTAAATACGCTGCACAGAATTTAGACGAGGAAAGCGAAGAGCTATTTTTCGAGGATAAAGAGGCCTTTATAATGAAAATTTTGCAAATGCAAAATGACTTTTTAAACGAGGGCTTAAGGGCTAAAATGCAAAGGGCGGACACTTTAAAAAGTGATATCGAGGGTAAAAAGCAAATGCAAGGCATTGAGGCGGCACAAAAAGAATTCTTAGAAGCACACCCAGACGCTGATATGGCTGCGTTAATGGAATTTTATGAGGAGGAATTAGGTGCAAAATACAAAAAAGAATTAGACAAATTAGAGCCGAAAGACTTTTTTACGACCCTTTATGAGATTTATCAAATGAGAAATAAAAAGGGCGATGAGGAGGAGCATTTGCCGCGTGAGCTTGAAGCTAACGAAGCAGATGCAAGTGTAAGCAGTGTAGGCAGTGAGGATATGCCTATGAATAGACTATAA